The region TCGAAGGTCAGCAAATACGAGTATGGGCGACTGCGCCCGACCGATGACGTGATCCGCGCCTACTGTCTGCATGCGGACGCTGACGACCAGTTGGAAGACTTGTTGGCGACGTTGCATGGTGTGGATGCCGCCTACATGGAGATGCGGCGGCAGTTGGGTCGCGGGCTTGGGGCTACGCAAGCCTCGTTGGTGAAGTTGGCGGAGGAAACCACGGTGACCCGCATCGTGCAGAACGTGGTGGTGCCTGGCATTTTGCAGACTGCCGAGTATGCGCGGGCGATCCTCGAATATGCGGTGGTGCGGCATCGGCTCGCGGTGGGGGATGTGGATGGGGGTGTGGAGAAGCGGTTGGAGCGGCAACAGTTCCTGTACCGCGGTGACCGCCGTTTCCGCATTCTGGTGGGTGAGCAGGCGTTGTGGACGACGGTGGGTAGCGAAGAGGTGATGGCCGGTCAACTGGATCGGTTGATTGCGGTGTCGAGTGTGTCGCGCGTGACGTTGGGGGTGATCCCGGCGCGGGCGGCGTTGCCGATGCAGTTCCACAACTTCGTCATGTTCGATGACCGCCTCGTCACAGTGGAAACCTTGTCGGCGGAGCTGCGGATCACCCGCCCTCGCGAGATCGCCACGTATGGGCAGGCGTTCGACCTCATTGCGGAGCAGGCTGTGACGGGGGAGCGGGCGCGGGCGCTCATCTTGGATGTGTTGCGGCGCCGCACCGGGTAGTGGCGGGTACTTGCGGGCTATTCATGTCGATACGACGTAGACTATAGTGTGCGATAGAAACATGATTGTCGGGCAACCCGGCTGCAACCAGTACGGGTCTCGACATCACTCGCACGCTTGTGGAGGCTCCGCATGACCGAAACGCAATGGCTCACCCGCCAACAGGTCGCCGACCAGATCGGTTTCACCACCAAAACGCTGTCCAACTGGCGGCATCTTGGGCAAGGCCCGAAATGCTTCAAGGTGCAAGGCCGCTACCGGTACAAGGCGACCGATGTCCGCGCCTGGCAAGAGGCACAGCAGGGTGTGGCGGCGTGAGCATCGAAGCAGCGAGGAACTAGATGGCGCAAGAATCATTGGAGCCGGGCGCGCTCCCACCCGCCTACAAGTTGAATCCGTCGAAAGACCCGGACGGGATCTGGCGGCTGCAACGTGTCCGGCACCGCACGTTCAGCGGCACCTATGTCCGCACCAGCGGGTCCGGTCGCACCAGGAAAGAGTGTTTGGAGGATTGGAACGCCAACTTCGAGCGGAACAGGCAGAAGTCGAGTGCCCGCGCGACTCGTGACACTGCCAGAGAGTTCGAACTGTCCGACAAGATGTCGAAGGCATTGGATGCCTGGTTCAAGCGGGAGACGAAACGGTGTGAGGCCGGGAAAATCCGGCCCCAATCGTTGATCAACTACCGGCGTTGGATCTATGAAGCGGATGAGCGGGGCCGGCGTCGCCGCGGATCAGTGAAGTTGATGAAGGAGATGGGGCACCTCACGATCCGGGAGGTAGGGAAACCCAAGTTCTTGGCCGACTACTTCGAGGATGTCACCGAGATCGGGCCATCGATCGCGGCAGGGCATTACATGATCCTCACGGCAGTGTTCAACATGTTGACGGTCGCCGGGCTGTTTGATGTGTCTCCGATGCATCCTGTGCCTGCGCTGGAGGGTGGGGGCGGTAAGCAGCGGGCGTTGACTTCGGCGGAGCGTGACGGCTTCTTGGAGTTGTTGGAAGAGCGGTCGTCAGCGGAGTGGTTGAAGCCGTACTGGTTGACCCTACTCGGGACGGGGATCAGGCCGGGGGAGGCGATGGCGTTGCGTTGGTGCGATCTCGCGCACTTGGACGAGCCGGGGGAGCCGGTGTTGATGCATGTGTGTGGGGCGGTGGTGCCGCTGAAGGGTGGCCGGGTACGGCAGCCGCATCGGAAGCGGGGGAAGGACTATCACCTGGTGTTGCCGACCTGGTTGGGTGGCGTGTTGCGGGGGTGGCGGGACTGGACGGGGCCGCTCGACGAGCAGGAGCCGGTGTTCAAGGGGGCGCGGGGGGATTGGTTGTCGACGCCGACGATGTCGCGTGCCTTGGGGGAGGTGAAGGCGGGTTCGGAGTTGGAGTGGTTCACGTTCGGCAACTGTCGGGACACGGTGGCTACC is a window of Nocardia higoensis DNA encoding:
- a CDS encoding helix-turn-helix domain-containing protein, with the translated sequence MSSPLEAVEALGQRLREIRRRAGLSGRDLAALTGWHESKVSKYEYGRLRPTDDVIRAYCLHADADDQLEDLLATLHGVDAAYMEMRRQLGRGLGATQASLVKLAEETTVTRIVQNVVVPGILQTAEYARAILEYAVVRHRLAVGDVDGGVEKRLERQQFLYRGDRRFRILVGEQALWTTVGSEEVMAGQLDRLIAVSSVSRVTLGVIPARAALPMQFHNFVMFDDRLVTVETLSAELRITRPREIATYGQAFDLIAEQAVTGERARALILDVLRRRTG
- a CDS encoding helix-turn-helix transcriptional regulator, whose product is MTETQWLTRQQVADQIGFTTKTLSNWRHLGQGPKCFKVQGRYRYKATDVRAWQEAQQGVAA
- a CDS encoding tyrosine-type recombinase/integrase; protein product: MAQESLEPGALPPAYKLNPSKDPDGIWRLQRVRHRTFSGTYVRTSGSGRTRKECLEDWNANFERNRQKSSARATRDTAREFELSDKMSKALDAWFKRETKRCEAGKIRPQSLINYRRWIYEADERGRRRRGSVKLMKEMGHLTIREVGKPKFLADYFEDVTEIGPSIAAGHYMILTAVFNMLTVAGLFDVSPMHPVPALEGGGGKQRALTSAERDGFLELLEERSSAEWLKPYWLTLLGTGIRPGEAMALRWCDLAHLDEPGEPVLMHVCGAVVPLKGGRVRQPHRKRGKDYHLVLPTWLGGVLRGWRDWTGPLDEQEPVFKGARGDWLSTPTMSRALGEVKAGSELEWFTFGNCRDTVATHITGKTRDPGRASAQLGHSAGSSVALRFYIDLEGYQFPAVDNAEVLESVAPGKVTLKLESGGFEPGWFRV